In Salvelinus namaycush isolate Seneca chromosome 17, SaNama_1.0, whole genome shotgun sequence, one genomic interval encodes:
- the LOC120062564 gene encoding putative monooxygenase p33MONOX: protein MMSSTVSRTQEQGLQPGEQTERMQEHCTYRGTGYSSQYSPTEWRMMNIENIVPEMVVTKIHRLKMKLRMPSGDFKEDRLSTSAQSTPCGTPSGTPSVTPSVSPHASPILNRRSWFNSLSPAPFLTTPELGSPNFSPEMGGNEGGGAGGERWSFFGTSRPVVQKSSTDPGSETNTGFTLQSYFGVPKSNTMEGIKTQVNLMVDDPAKFNPPKIEISGIEGKRPPQTRPHKLKPRDMNVLTPSGF, encoded by the exons ATGATGAGCAGTACAGTGAGCAGAACTCAAGAGCAAGGATTGCAACctggagaacagacagagagaatgcAGGAGCATTGTACATACAGAGGTACGGGATATTCATCCCAATATTCCCCGACAGAATGGAGGATGATGAACATTGAGAATATCGTTCCAGAGATGGTAGTAACCAAAATCCACAGACTCAAAATG AAGCTGAGAATGCCAAGCGGGGACTTCAAGGAGGACAGGCTTTCGACATCAGCACAATCCACCCCTTGTGGCACCCCTTCCGGGACCCCCTCCGTTACCCCCAGCGTCAGTCCCCACGCCTCACCGATACTCAACCGCAG GAGCTGGTTCAACAGCCTGAGTCCAGCACCGTTTCTCACCACACCGGAGCTCGGCAGTCCTAACTTCAGCCCAGAAATGGGAGGCAAtgagggaggaggagcaggaggggagaggtggagcTTCTTTGGAACTTCTCGCCCAGTAGTACAGAAGTCCTCTACTGACCCTGGTTCAGAAACCAACACAG GCTTCACACTACAGTCGTACTTTGGCGTGCCAAAGTCCAACACCATGGAAGGCATTAAGACCCAGGTCAACCTCATGGTGGATGACCCCGCCAAGTTCAACCCCCCCAAGATCGAGATCAGCGGCATCGAGGGCAAGAGACCCCCCCAGACTCGCCCACACAAACTCAAACCCCGGGACATGAACGTCCTGACACCGTCAGGATTCTGA